One genomic window of Micromonospora sp. WMMD1128 includes the following:
- a CDS encoding ferredoxin reductase, which yields MTTTAPRRSQKASFRHRLLRLAGTVTTPLLPDDYLDLIAPLRAGAPLRGRIVAVRPETRDAATVVIQPGRGWRGHLPGQYVRLGVDVDGVRQWRAYSVTSVPGAADGRIAVTVKAIPDGKVSNHLVRRIRTGTIVQLDQAQGDFVLPTATPERVLFLTAGSGITPVMGMLRAGLAERADVVLVHSAPTRDDVIFGAELRALAGRGALRLVERHTETAGLLDVAELDDLVPDHARRQTWACGPVGLLDAAEAHWAARDATDLLHTERFRPTVITPGDGGTVTFTGAGVTVQADGATTLLDAGENAGVLMPSGCRMGICFGCVVPLRQGAVRDLRNGDVTTAVPGDGVRIQTCVSAAAGTCDIDL from the coding sequence ATGACCACAACTGCGCCCCGCCGCTCCCAGAAGGCCTCCTTCCGGCACAGGCTGCTGCGGCTGGCCGGCACGGTCACCACCCCGCTGCTGCCCGACGACTACCTCGACCTGATCGCCCCGCTGCGCGCGGGCGCGCCGCTGCGCGGCCGGATCGTCGCCGTCCGCCCGGAGACCCGGGACGCGGCCACCGTGGTGATCCAGCCGGGTCGTGGCTGGCGGGGCCACCTGCCGGGGCAGTACGTGCGCCTCGGCGTGGACGTCGACGGGGTGCGCCAGTGGCGCGCGTACTCGGTCACTTCGGTGCCCGGCGCGGCGGACGGCCGCATCGCCGTGACCGTGAAGGCGATCCCGGACGGGAAGGTCAGCAACCACCTGGTCCGCCGGATCCGGACCGGCACGATCGTCCAGCTCGACCAGGCGCAGGGCGACTTCGTGCTGCCCACGGCGACGCCGGAGCGGGTCCTGTTCCTCACCGCCGGCAGCGGCATCACCCCGGTCATGGGGATGCTGCGGGCCGGGCTCGCCGAACGGGCCGACGTGGTGCTCGTGCACTCGGCGCCGACCCGCGACGACGTCATCTTCGGCGCGGAACTGCGCGCGCTCGCCGGGCGCGGCGCGCTGCGCCTGGTCGAGCGGCACACCGAGACCGCCGGCCTGCTCGACGTGGCCGAACTGGACGACCTGGTGCCCGACCACGCCCGGCGGCAGACCTGGGCCTGCGGGCCGGTCGGCCTGCTGGACGCGGCCGAGGCGCACTGGGCGGCCCGGGACGCCACCGATCTGCTGCACACCGAGCGGTTCCGTCCTACGGTGATAACGCCTGGCGACGGCGGCACGGTGACCTTCACCGGGGCCGGGGTGACCGTCCAGGCCGACGGCGCCACCACCCTGCTCGACGCGGGGGAGAACGCGGGGGTGCTCATGCCCTCGGGCTGCCGGATGGGGATCTGTTTCGGCTGTGTCGTGCCGCTGCGCCAGGGCGCGGTGCGTGACCTGCGCAACGGCGACGTCACCACGGCAGTGCCGGGCGACGGCGTACGGATCCAGACCTGCGTGTCGGCCGCCGCCGGTACCTGCGACATCGATCTCTGA
- a CDS encoding helix-turn-helix domain-containing protein, whose translation MSQEAGTGQRAAHLDLDAGVAAMLRDRLPTVAERTVSAITAEVSDYSGALTGAMREKIENAVRIALGTFLQLLEGTQAYDPSTPLAPALEAAYALGSGEARSGRSMDALLAAYRVGARVAWREVSTTTVRSGLAAETVAEFAELMFAYIDELSAASVAGHADELASAGRVRRRDLERLTQQLLAGEPEESLRRSADRADWPPPQTLTVVLLPRRHLRAVLALLNPQTLESGEDLPGMSPAEDLAVLLVPDAHGGRRRQLVRLLHGHRAVLGPARPWHRVAASYQRATRALALGLDAPDAGPVDTERHLSTLLLSMDPEALADLRTQALAPLAALPPATAHRLAETLRSWLLHQGRRDDVAADLFVHPQTVRYRMGKLRELFGDRLLDPATVLDLTIALAVPEQGGAPA comes from the coding sequence ATGTCGCAGGAGGCCGGGACCGGGCAGCGTGCCGCCCATCTCGATCTCGACGCCGGGGTGGCGGCGATGCTGCGCGATCGGCTCCCGACGGTCGCCGAACGCACGGTGAGCGCGATCACCGCCGAGGTGTCCGACTATTCCGGCGCGCTCACCGGCGCCATGCGGGAGAAGATCGAAAACGCGGTACGCATCGCGCTCGGCACCTTCCTCCAGCTCCTCGAGGGCACCCAGGCGTACGACCCGAGCACTCCCCTGGCACCGGCGCTGGAGGCAGCGTACGCGCTGGGCAGCGGCGAGGCCCGGTCGGGGCGGAGCATGGACGCGCTGCTGGCCGCGTACCGGGTGGGCGCCCGGGTGGCCTGGCGGGAGGTCTCCACCACGACGGTACGCAGCGGGCTGGCCGCCGAGACGGTCGCCGAGTTCGCCGAGCTGATGTTCGCGTACATCGACGAGTTGTCCGCGGCGAGCGTCGCCGGGCACGCCGACGAGCTGGCGAGCGCCGGCCGGGTGCGCCGCCGTGACCTGGAGCGGCTCACCCAGCAGCTGCTCGCCGGCGAGCCGGAGGAGTCGCTGCGGCGCAGCGCCGACCGGGCCGACTGGCCGCCGCCGCAGACGCTCACCGTCGTCCTGCTGCCCCGCCGGCACCTGCGCGCGGTGCTCGCCCTGCTCAACCCGCAGACGCTGGAGAGCGGCGAGGACCTGCCGGGGATGAGCCCGGCCGAGGACCTGGCGGTGCTGTTGGTGCCGGACGCACACGGCGGCCGGCGTCGCCAGCTCGTCCGGCTGTTGCACGGGCACCGGGCGGTGCTCGGCCCGGCCCGCCCCTGGCACCGGGTCGCCGCGTCCTACCAGCGGGCCACCCGCGCCCTCGCGCTCGGCCTCGACGCGCCGGACGCCGGGCCGGTCGACACCGAGCGTCACCTGTCCACGTTGCTGCTCAGCATGGACCCGGAGGCGCTCGCCGACCTGCGTACCCAGGCCCTCGCGCCGCTTGCCGCGCTGCCCCCGGCCACCGCGCACCGGCTGGCCGAGACGCTGCGGTCGTGGCTGCTGCACCAGGGCCGTCGCGACGACGTGGCGGCGGACCTGTTCGTGCACCCGCAGACCGTCCGCTACCGGATGGGCAAGCTCCGCGAGCTGTTCGGCGACCGCCTGCTCGACCCCGCGACGGTCCTCGACCTCACCATCGCCCTCGCCGTCCCGGAGCAAGGCGGGGCCCCCGCTTAA